TTGCGATATGACATATtgcttgttctgttttttttttaatgattcaGTGGTGAATTaagattttgttattttcttgatGATATTTGCAGATGTTTTGCCAGCGGAGCTCAGATGTTTATGCAGAAGCCACTGAAACTATCGGATGTAGAGAAACTCAAGTGTCATCTCTTAAACTGCAGAAGCTGAATATCTGCTCtcatggaatatttttttttaaaaagattgtGTTCCTAAACAATGACAAAGATCGTCTTGGTCATCTCAAAGACACTTCCTGTTATTTATAGATTTGTGAAAAACCCAATAatgatctctctttctctctctctctcagataattatattttgtgagGAACCTTAGACTACAAGAAAAGTCTAGAATTCAACGAAGCAACAGTGGATAGAATctaaattcaaaatcaaaaagTAAACCAACTAGAaattagggctgggcaaaaaacccgaatccgaagaacctaaccgaacccgatccgaaaaagtagtaccgaacccgaaccaaaattgattagatatccgaatgggttcaaaattttggtatccagagaaccgaaaccaaacccgacccaaaccaaagtatttcgggtatccgaatgtatctgaaatagatttatatatctaaatatattaattattttagatttaatgtatattaaaaacatccaaaatatataagatactcttaagttgtctaaaatacttgaaaatatatacaaatagtcaaaagtaaatatctaaaatagctaaaatatactcaaaacaccaaaaaatacttgaaatatctactgattctctatcaaaatattcaaaccaaaccaatttatatgttaagtttaggtattctaacatatgttattcaaatttatttgtaatatagtattttatttacagattttgagtaatttaaactatatattgaattttaaaattttaaaaatcatttaaatgggttatccgaacccgaaccgaacccgcaaagatccgaaccgaacccgaaccgaaatttgaaaatacccgaatggggctgaaatctttaaccccgaaaacccaaaacccgaataaacccgaaccgaacccgaacgggtacccgcaCGCCCACCCCTACTAGAAATTTTGGAATTGGTGAAAACAAAAAGCAACGAAATTACACATCTCTTCCACCTATGATCTATGCATTTGTTGCTATTTTGGTGAGTGATGAGATGCCTTTCTTGGGCCGGTTTTTCACGTTTTGGGATCCGTACTCTGAAACCTCATTAAAAATACCTTTTGATCATTATCACTTCGACCATGGGCAATGCCCTTTTTGGCTAAACAAATCTACTCTACATGGCCAAGACCAACCCAGTCTATGGATGGACACATTCCAAGCATATTGATAGTTGTTGATTGTttgtagattttaaaataaattttggttttagattAAAAAACACTTGACAAGTCAttcaaaatttagattttagcTTCAGTTTTTGTAAAAAAGCTTTATTAGTCATTCATGAgttttaacaaataaatttcTTAAAGTTTAGGGAAAttagtttttcaaatttttttttatcattttatgaacaaaaaccaaaatctgcaaagttttttttggcaaaattttactttttaaaaccAATAATCAAATGaatgttattttatataaaactcGCATAAAATTTGCATGATAGAATATAATTTctataataacataaaataaaattttaatatttagttcTATGAAATAAATCTATgtattttatctatattttattttctttattttattaaaaaccatTGAGgtattatttctataaaataaaattataacataATTTGATACGtttattcaaataaaacaacaactaaaattaaaaagaattaaatGCTCtattatattgaaaaataaatgaaaaaaattatcattcaagcttaaaaaacaaaatctacaaaaacccaaaaaactaGAAACTAGaaactaaaagttaaaaactaaaaactaaaaactaaaaaccaaaattatgtACACGGATCTTTCGAAATGATAGTAACAAAAATAGTGAAAATGATTGGGAAtatgaaatattaattaaagagACGAGAGTATAAAAGTAGAGAGTATTATTACATATCCTACAATATGTACAATACATACActcattgaagaagaagacaatatATTTATGCTCCATTCTACAAGCCTGATAATTATTTCTCTAGACAAGATGACAAAATATAGATGTTCCATTGTATAATAATGTAAGCTAGACTCGTACTTGGTTCGAGGTAAGAGAGCTACTCATTGCAGCTGAACCGGAAATCACTACCAACTCCAAAGATCTGTGGAATCCAAACCATTGACACTAGTTTCACCACACCCATAAATAGCgccatgatgatgatgaagatgttctTCTTCACAGACCAATATTTCTTGCCACACTAATTGCAAGTCACTCTCAGTGGAAGAACCATGATGAtgattctcttcctcttccttcatCGTGGTCGTCAAACTAGGACTATCTTCAGAATGCATAATGATCTCATCATGATGAACACAAGGCTTGATCTTGGGTGCTACTTCTTTGGTGTTACACGTGTGGTTTCCTATGTATGTGATGTTGAACATCTTGGATTCGGGCTCTAGCTTCTGCACTTGCTTTGTTGCCTTGCACCCTTGTGTGAATTTATGTGTGCACCGAAAGTAACTTCTGCAAAACattaatgaaaaaggaaaaatttagaccaaatgtatatatattttaaatacagaCAACATAGGTTCTAGATATAAATGCGCCTCGTGTATAATAATATCCCGGCAACATGTCACATATCAATATCTCATATATGGATGAATATACAACATGGGTAAAAAATAACCTTGGGAATTTGGCATTAAGAATCTCCTTTTGTCCATACTTCCTCCATGAAAATGCGTCCTCAAGTACGGTCGACTCTACAGTCCACGTCTCCGATCTTTTCCTGCTCAAAAATGTTGTAAGTAAATTAAATACATTTGGCTTTTTATGTAATTATTATTCTTGCGGCCTAATAAGCTAAATATCCTGTTTATTTGTGGACCAACTACAACACTAGATCCTTAATGATCGCCTTCTTCATTGGTATGAATCCAAATCGATTGATATTTACATtgtatgataaatatataaaagaaaatagaaccacaaaagattatacaaaAATTCTCTATCGTGATGGTAAATAAGTAAAAACGGGGACATAAGATTATAACCTAATGGTTTTTACTAATACCACAACCATGTAATAATTAGCTCGGAAATAAAAAGAGGTAACCGAGAGAGGGTTAAACTTACTTTCTTTTGTAGCATCCTCTTTTACCCTTAACGGGTCCAAGTCTTTTCCGACTATCACCGGAATCCTCAAGCTTGCCGTCGTTGCCGCAGGAAGCATTTTGAGAGCCTTCAACGGCGGTGAcaagagaggaggaggaggaggagacgggTTCTAAGGAATCAAGAGCAGAGATTGAGTTATTGAAAGATCCCAAGATTTTAGCCACCAGATCATCCGCTGAGTCAAGACCCAACCCATGTTGAAAGAGGAGTTGCTGAAGCTCAGTGGCCACCTCGCGGCCTTGAACGAGTTGGTCCCTAGCTTTTAGCGTTATTGCTTTGTTATTATTAGCAATATCCATTTTGGTGAAATTGAGAGAGTTTTTGGAGGGTTTTTCTCTCTTTATTGGTGTGGGTGATATGATTAAAGGGAAGAGAAGTGTGTGTAAATATAATGGAGATAAGAAACTTGCAATGatgagatctttttttttttggagagagGAAGATGGGAGGAaatgagaaggaagagagagatggGTTAAGACAAGAGAGTGTGAAATAAACTTATCCACACTTTTTCATTTGCTTAGGAGAGCCCCGTGACGTTAGCCCAAATGACAGAGCGATCACGTCACTCGTCCCTTAGTGGGAACGGAATAATACATAGTTTTAATCAGCCTTAGATCGAAATTGGCATTTTCACCGAGAACATGATTAACAGAGAGTTC
The window above is part of the Brassica napus cultivar Da-Ae chromosome C8, Da-Ae, whole genome shotgun sequence genome. Proteins encoded here:
- the LOC106367975 gene encoding probable WRKY transcription factor 70 (The RefSeq protein has 6 substitutions, 1 non-frameshifting indel compared to this genomic sequence), which produces MDVANNNKAITLKARDQLVQGREVATELQQLLFQHGLGLDSADDLVAKILGSFNNSISALDSLEPVSSSSSLVTAVEGSQNASCDNDGKLEDSGDSRKRLGPVKGKRGCYKRKKRSETWTVESTVLEDAFSWRKYGQKEILNAKFPRSYFRCTHKFTQGCKATKQVQKLEPESKMFNITYIGNHTCNTKEVAPKIKPCVHHDEIIMHSEDSPSLTTTMKEEEENQHHGSSTESDLQLVWQEILVCEEEHLQHHHEAIYGCGETSVNGLDSPDLWSW